One Vallitalea pronyensis genomic region harbors:
- a CDS encoding radical SAM/SPASM domain-containing protein, which produces MINNSNKKRIVILLNITNNCNMACSYCYYQHEMDSHPGNMPIDTLEAIIKGLAESPFEEIEFIFHGGEPLIRQETFYEQSISLQETYLHNKTCFNYIQTNGTLLTDELLDMIVKHGFEVGISFDGPEHIHDHYRKFKNGKGSYKCIVENIHKLQQKKVDIGILSVCSDKTLEDIDGYYELFKGLTHIKGIDIIAPELNETSIILQQGNYARLVIALFDKWFYDTLCDFNIRTLDTIIKGFVFSTPFICYFMKNCIVQNPMLSISPKGYASPCDNNTDINLGSIFEHSLEYMLFENPVRKRYGRKESDRVEKCIFCEWYDDCHGGCPTLSNEKKGYLYCEDMKKIFSHISHVLQDMHLYKSKVLVRKNIDLIPNKVLRTSIIKVYENLNLDNVIG; this is translated from the coding sequence ATGATTAATAATTCAAACAAAAAAAGAATAGTGATACTTCTTAATATAACCAATAATTGCAACATGGCGTGCTCCTATTGCTACTATCAGCATGAGATGGATTCTCATCCTGGTAATATGCCTATAGACACCTTAGAAGCTATCATCAAGGGACTAGCTGAAAGTCCTTTTGAAGAAATCGAATTTATATTTCATGGCGGCGAACCCCTTATTCGACAAGAAACTTTCTATGAGCAGTCCATAAGCCTGCAAGAAACATATCTCCATAACAAGACATGTTTCAATTACATACAGACAAATGGAACACTGTTAACAGATGAACTATTAGATATGATTGTAAAGCATGGTTTTGAAGTAGGCATATCCTTTGATGGGCCTGAACATATCCATGACCATTATAGAAAGTTCAAGAATGGTAAAGGCTCTTATAAATGCATAGTAGAGAATATCCATAAGCTGCAACAAAAAAAAGTAGATATAGGTATACTTTCTGTATGTAGTGATAAAACCTTGGAAGATATCGATGGGTATTATGAACTATTTAAAGGATTGACACATATTAAGGGCATTGATATCATTGCACCTGAATTAAACGAAACAAGCATCATATTGCAACAAGGTAATTATGCACGTTTGGTCATTGCACTGTTTGACAAATGGTTCTATGACACGTTATGTGACTTTAACATAAGGACTTTAGATACGATTATTAAGGGGTTCGTTTTTTCCACTCCTTTTATATGTTACTTTATGAAAAACTGCATCGTTCAAAACCCCATGTTATCCATTAGTCCAAAAGGATATGCTTCACCATGTGATAATAATACGGATATTAATCTGGGTAGCATTTTTGAACATTCACTGGAATATATGTTGTTTGAAAATCCCGTGAGAAAGCGGTATGGAAGAAAAGAATCCGACAGAGTAGAGAAATGTATTTTCTGTGAATGGTATGATGATTGCCATGGTGGCTGCCCTACCCTTTCTAATGAAAAAAAAGGCTATCTGTATTGTGAAGATATGAAAAAAATATTCTCACACATCAGTCATGTTCTACAAGATATGCATTTATATAAAAGTAAAGTATTAGTTCGTAAAAATATTGACCTCATACCCAATAAAGTTTTAAGAACAAGCATCATAAAAGTTTATGAAAACCTTAACTTGGATAATGTTATAGGATAA
- a CDS encoding segregation and condensation protein A encodes MSIPVKLEVFEGPLDLLLHLIDKNKLNIYDIPIVLVTDQYLAYIKRLEENNMDIMSEFIEMAATLIHIKSKMLLPAPEEEEEDIDPRAELMEQLIEYKKFKYIKDKLKIRQIDAEKVIFKEPSIPDEVLCYQEEIDPSQLLHDIDFSKIYQLFRSVMKKQLNKVDHIRSEFGEIVKEEYTVNEKIDYIMALTEDYETISFREVLESGHSRVELIVTFLAILELIKMGSIDIIQEDLFDDIVIRKS; translated from the coding sequence TTGAGTATACCTGTAAAATTAGAGGTTTTTGAAGGACCTCTCGATCTATTATTACATTTAATCGATAAAAATAAATTGAATATATACGATATTCCCATTGTCCTAGTTACAGATCAATACTTGGCATATATTAAGCGGTTAGAAGAGAACAACATGGACATTATGAGTGAGTTCATTGAAATGGCAGCCACACTTATTCACATTAAGTCTAAGATGCTATTGCCTGCCCCTGAAGAGGAAGAAGAAGATATTGATCCTCGTGCAGAATTAATGGAGCAACTGATTGAATATAAGAAATTTAAATACATTAAGGATAAGTTAAAGATAAGGCAGATTGATGCGGAAAAGGTCATATTCAAGGAACCTTCTATTCCTGATGAAGTCTTGTGTTATCAAGAAGAGATTGACCCAAGCCAGCTTCTTCATGACATTGATTTTTCAAAAATCTATCAACTATTTCGTTCCGTGATGAAAAAGCAGTTGAATAAGGTGGACCATATTCGTAGTGAGTTTGGTGAAATTGTTAAAGAAGAATATACGGTGAATGAAAAAATAGACTATATTATGGCATTAACAGAGGATTATGAAACCATAAGTTTTCGTGAGGTCTTAGAATCAGGACATTCAAGAGTTGAACTCATTGTGACCTTCCTTGCTATATTGGAACTCATCAAAATGGGAAGCATTGATATTATTCAAGAAGACTTATTTGACGATATTGTCATTAGGAAATCATAG
- a CDS encoding phosphate butyryltransferase, translating into MIRNFDDLMALAKNKEPRILSVAVAQDEDVLTAVKIATDEGIVKPILVGDEKKIREITDAMGWTVSPDRIIHIEDVTEACAVAVKQVTEGKADILMKGLVDTSIILKAVLNKEANLRTGNVLSHVGVLDIPTYERLLLVTDAAMNIAPDLETKKQIIQNAVTVAHSMSIEIPKVAVICAKEKVNPKMQATVDAEALVDMYNKDDITGCIVGGPFALDNAVSPEAAKLKGIQHPVAGYADVLMVPTIESGNILYKALAFLGGAEAAGLLVGAKVPIIVTSRADSEKSKLNSIALAMLMASPNTCSISCD; encoded by the coding sequence ATGATACGTAATTTTGATGATTTAATGGCTTTAGCTAAAAATAAAGAACCTCGCATACTATCCGTAGCAGTTGCACAAGATGAGGATGTTCTAACGGCGGTGAAAATAGCTACAGATGAAGGTATTGTTAAGCCTATTCTTGTGGGGGATGAGAAAAAAATTAGAGAGATTACAGATGCTATGGGTTGGACAGTTAGTCCTGATAGGATTATCCATATAGAAGATGTAACTGAAGCTTGTGCTGTGGCAGTTAAGCAAGTGACAGAAGGAAAAGCAGACATATTAATGAAGGGATTAGTGGATACGTCCATTATTTTAAAGGCGGTGCTAAACAAAGAAGCCAATTTGAGAACAGGTAATGTCCTGAGCCATGTGGGGGTGCTGGATATTCCTACATATGAACGTTTACTGCTGGTAACTGATGCGGCTATGAATATTGCACCAGATCTTGAGACAAAAAAACAGATTATACAGAATGCTGTAACAGTAGCTCATAGCATGAGCATAGAAATACCCAAAGTTGCTGTTATATGTGCCAAGGAGAAGGTCAATCCTAAGATGCAGGCTACTGTTGATGCTGAAGCATTAGTAGACATGTACAACAAGGATGATATAACAGGTTGTATAGTAGGTGGTCCTTTTGCCCTTGATAATGCAGTATCTCCTGAGGCAGCTAAGCTGAAAGGGATTCAACACCCAGTTGCAGGTTATGCAGATGTGCTGATGGTACCTACCATTGAATCAGGCAACATCTTATATAAAGCCTTAGCTTTTCTAGGGGGAGCGGAAGCGGCTGGCTTACTAGTAGGTGCGAAAGTGCCAATTATCGTAACATCACGTGCAGATAGTGAAAAATCCAAGTTGAATTCAATAGCATTGGCCATGTTAATGGCTTCACCGAATACATGCAGTATCAGTTGTGATTAA
- a CDS encoding SPASM domain-containing protein: protein MDTLDKHFYIFKNKNNIEFIYSGYSGLVLEYNSFIKKSVNHADEVDAETYAYLFDDPFIKVDFPYLTNDAEVDTIEIMIRDHTACSSCQTHIADTSKSNPIDLHTFQEGIAYFISTFTHTDILNICFSSVQNTEDFYTIQEVVKRLKNIQQDYENITFYYSVIVNEDISYDNTIRDFLIENDFEITINIGEKKCTSYDDLVMDSDCIQNICDYLTVKASIVIPYFETDLRILYEQLCNLGIKEISLQFPLEHDINDIEEAKATLAKNINTLVDYFIANMHQKKLLRITTFLDALYAINYGSRKGPRYFPCSAGKSIYSININGDIYPCRRLGGIEQYKWNNISQPFDNDRRREFLSNHMVFIRDSGKCLECWAKYLCGGTCYYGSHKAHNDTNSIWDMQCYFNRLILKKVLYIYASLEDDERTVLSKVM, encoded by the coding sequence ATGGATACATTAGATAAACATTTTTACATCTTTAAAAATAAAAATAATATTGAATTCATATACTCTGGATATAGTGGATTAGTATTAGAATATAATTCTTTTATTAAAAAATCAGTTAATCATGCTGATGAAGTTGATGCTGAAACTTACGCATATTTGTTTGATGACCCCTTTATCAAAGTGGATTTTCCTTATTTAACAAATGATGCAGAAGTAGATACCATAGAAATTATGATCAGAGATCATACTGCCTGTTCTTCTTGTCAAACTCATATAGCAGATACAAGTAAGAGCAATCCAATTGATCTACATACATTCCAAGAAGGTATAGCATACTTTATTTCCACATTCACACATACGGATATATTGAATATCTGTTTTTCCTCCGTTCAAAATACGGAAGATTTTTACACCATACAAGAAGTTGTAAAACGCTTAAAGAATATTCAACAGGATTATGAAAATATTACCTTTTATTATTCTGTTATTGTTAACGAAGATATATCCTATGATAACACTATACGGGATTTTCTCATTGAAAATGATTTCGAAATTACCATTAATATTGGAGAAAAAAAATGTACAAGTTATGATGATTTAGTGATGGATAGTGATTGTATACAAAATATATGTGACTATTTAACCGTTAAAGCATCCATCGTTATCCCCTATTTTGAAACAGATTTACGTATTTTATATGAACAATTATGTAATTTAGGTATTAAAGAAATAAGTTTGCAGTTCCCACTGGAACATGACATTAACGATATAGAAGAAGCCAAAGCAACTTTAGCAAAAAATATTAATACACTTGTTGATTATTTTATTGCCAATATGCATCAAAAAAAACTGTTACGCATAACAACATTTTTAGATGCACTCTATGCCATTAATTATGGTAGTCGAAAGGGGCCAAGATATTTTCCTTGTTCTGCAGGAAAATCTATTTATTCCATTAATATTAACGGTGATATTTATCCTTGTAGAAGGCTGGGTGGAATAGAACAGTATAAATGGAATAATATCAGTCAGCCATTTGATAACGACAGGAGACGAGAATTTCTTAGTAATCACATGGTATTCATAAGAGATTCAGGCAAATGTCTAGAATGCTGGGCAAAATATTTGTGTGGTGGAACGTGTTATTATGGCTCCCATAAAGCACATAATGATACAAATAGTATCTGGGACATGCAATGCTATTTCAATCGTTTAATATTGAAAAAAGTCTTATATATTTATGCATCATTGGAAGATGATGAAAGAACCGTTTTAAGCAAAGTTATGTAG
- the scpB gene encoding SMC-Scp complex subunit ScpB: MQLNKLEAIIEGILFSMGEAVELDKIADAIEHDKKTTKKIIRNMMDKYDSPERGIMIIEIDHAYQMCTKTECYEYIRRVNQKSKSYVLTDVLLETLSIIAYKQPITKAQIEKIRGVSAYHCVNKLIEYNLICEKGRMDAPGRPILFGTTQDFLRNFGFQSVNDLPPIEEDRLTSIQLEAEKEAIEELELVD; encoded by the coding sequence ATACAGTTGAACAAGCTAGAAGCCATTATTGAAGGCATATTATTCTCAATGGGAGAAGCTGTTGAGCTAGATAAAATAGCAGATGCCATTGAACATGATAAGAAGACGACCAAGAAGATTATTCGAAACATGATGGATAAATACGATAGTCCTGAGCGGGGAATTATGATTATAGAGATTGATCATGCCTACCAGATGTGCACCAAGACAGAGTGTTATGAATACATCAGGCGGGTGAATCAAAAGTCCAAGAGTTATGTCTTAACAGATGTACTGCTTGAAACATTATCCATTATTGCCTATAAACAACCCATTACCAAGGCGCAGATTGAAAAAATAAGAGGCGTTAGCGCTTATCATTGTGTCAATAAACTGATTGAGTATAATTTGATATGTGAAAAAGGACGTATGGATGCACCAGGTCGTCCTATTCTTTTTGGTACAACACAAGACTTTCTTAGGAACTTTGGTTTTCAGTCTGTGAATGATTTACCACCTATTGAAGAAGACCGCCTAACGAGCATTCAATTAGAAGCAGAAAAAGAGGCAATAGAGGAATTAGAATTAGTGGATTAA
- a CDS encoding site-2 protease family protein, with product MLNLLKSYGIFLIAAVVVVCIHEYPKIFVYKYLEHPIYKKQTKVSLNPKKYIDPFGLICFVFLRVGWQKPFQFNYGRLKDKNKGLLAISLTGILSNLLFLTVLMPVYTNVYYINPELSMFISALMEFNMVMVIVNLLPVPPFDMAKIIQAVNPQTYFRFIQYEKMIQAFFILALAIGFVRRFVVLTYNAFVPNILNMIG from the coding sequence ATGCTTAATTTATTAAAGAGTTATGGTATTTTTTTAATTGCTGCCGTTGTGGTTGTGTGTATACATGAATATCCCAAAATATTTGTTTATAAATATCTAGAACATCCAATATATAAAAAACAAACAAAGGTTTCACTTAACCCTAAGAAATATATAGACCCATTTGGTCTAATTTGCTTTGTGTTTCTTAGAGTGGGGTGGCAAAAGCCATTTCAGTTTAATTATGGGCGATTGAAAGATAAGAACAAAGGGTTATTAGCCATTTCTTTAACGGGTATCTTATCCAATTTACTTTTCTTAACGGTTTTAATGCCAGTGTATACGAATGTTTATTATATTAACCCAGAACTATCCATGTTTATATCTGCATTGATGGAGTTTAACATGGTGATGGTGATTGTAAACTTGTTACCTGTTCCACCTTTTGATATGGCTAAGATTATTCAAGCGGTTAATCCACAGACATATTTCCGATTTATACAATATGAGAAGATGATACAGGCTTTCTTCATTTTAGCTTTGGCTATTGGGTTTGTGAGACGATTTGTAGTATTAACGTATAATGCTTTTGTACCAAATATTTTAAATATGATAGGATAA
- a CDS encoding ABC transporter ATP-binding protein, whose translation MIKYLRICGKETVYSLFIIMVATATTVILPLMYQNLVDIGIMNKNLNVLLWNLGFLVLLTLLRELFDLLHTIVTSSIRTKVFSKIRMDIYGHLQKMSLSYYASKQTGSLVARIINDVDSLEHLLIEKFLNLFKNLLMIVIIMTIIFRFNHNIAFMCFVFFPLFIIFFKLFTTTVYNMSYQVIEKQEKLMGSLQEGISGFETIQSYDVDKSNVEATYKKIAETEHTKKRLNIKKAMSEFSSVSISIFSLVLLWGYGGYKVLNGTMSIGGLIAISYYVNFLLEYTTDTFNLVINMRISFPAAKRVFDILDLEPEIKDSEHAVEMHTIQGNMVWKNVDFCYSADKNILKNVNLTFESGSLNAIVGESGQGKTSFIRLIPRFYDPVEGDIFLDGINLKDIKIDSLRKHIAVITQDTFLFNASIKSNIVLGRQQVSMNQIISAAIMANAHDFIMSLPEGYDTIVGERGTKLSGGQKKRIAIARAILFDPKIIILDEATADLDEVTEQSILHAMKRISKDKIVFMITHKISNLSFADRVFVLSGGAVTECDDIDIYKKSLAMKQIENNVTKLVSP comes from the coding sequence ATGATAAAATATCTCAGGATATGTGGGAAAGAAACCGTTTATTCACTGTTCATCATTATGGTTGCCACAGCAACAACCGTTATTTTACCTTTGATGTATCAAAATCTTGTAGATATAGGCATCATGAATAAAAATCTTAACGTTTTACTTTGGAATCTTGGTTTCTTAGTATTATTAACTTTGCTAAGGGAATTATTTGATTTGCTACATACCATTGTAACATCCAGTATTCGAACAAAAGTTTTTTCAAAAATACGCATGGATATTTATGGACATCTGCAAAAAATGTCTTTAAGCTATTATGCATCTAAACAAACTGGTAGCTTAGTAGCTAGGATTATCAATGATGTTGATTCATTGGAACATCTGTTAATCGAAAAATTTCTTAATCTCTTTAAGAATTTATTAATGATCGTCATTATTATGACTATTATATTTAGGTTCAATCATAATATAGCATTCATGTGTTTTGTATTCTTCCCTCTTTTTATTATTTTTTTCAAATTATTTACGACAACTGTATATAATATGAGCTATCAGGTCATTGAAAAACAGGAAAAGCTTATGGGAAGTCTTCAAGAAGGTATTTCAGGTTTTGAAACAATACAATCATATGACGTTGATAAAAGTAATGTAGAGGCTACCTATAAAAAAATTGCTGAAACAGAGCATACAAAAAAACGACTGAACATTAAAAAGGCCATGTCAGAATTTTCGTCTGTAAGTATATCCATTTTTTCTTTAGTATTATTATGGGGCTATGGAGGATACAAAGTTTTAAATGGCACAATGTCCATAGGGGGTTTAATAGCCATATCCTATTATGTGAATTTTCTATTGGAGTATACGACTGATACATTTAATCTTGTGATTAATATGAGAATATCCTTTCCAGCCGCCAAAAGAGTTTTTGACATATTAGATTTAGAACCGGAAATAAAAGATAGTGAGCATGCAGTGGAAATGCATACAATACAAGGTAACATGGTATGGAAAAATGTTGACTTCTGTTATAGTGCCGATAAAAATATATTAAAAAATGTTAATTTAACATTTGAATCAGGCTCATTGAATGCTATTGTAGGCGAAAGTGGCCAAGGTAAGACGTCATTTATACGGCTTATTCCAAGATTTTATGATCCTGTAGAAGGTGATATATTTTTAGATGGGATAAACTTGAAAGACATTAAGATCGATTCCTTAAGAAAACATATTGCAGTGATTACACAAGATACTTTTCTTTTTAACGCAAGTATAAAAAGTAATATTGTGCTGGGTCGACAACAGGTTTCTATGAATCAAATTATAAGCGCAGCAATAATGGCTAATGCACATGATTTCATTATGTCTCTACCAGAAGGGTATGATACCATTGTTGGAGAAAGAGGAACCAAGCTGTCTGGTGGTCAGAAAAAGCGTATTGCCATTGCTAGAGCCATATTATTTGATCCTAAAATCATTATACTTGACGAGGCCACAGCTGACTTGGATGAGGTCACAGAACAGTCAATTCTTCATGCTATGAAACGTATTTCAAAAGACAAGATTGTCTTTATGATAACACATAAGATAAGCAACCTGAGTTTTGCAGACAGAGTTTTTGTACTATCAGGTGGTGCCGTAACAGAATGTGATGATATAGACATCTATAAAAAATCATTGGCCATGAAGCAAATAGAAAATAATGTAACGAAACTTGTATCTCCATAA
- the buk gene encoding butyrate kinase: protein MKKGQVFHMGNSRILVINPGSTSTKIGVFDGEQLVFEKTLRHQASKLETFDTILDQYEFRKEAVIEALKAHHIELSSLRSIVGRGGLLGPVEGGTYKLDDHIVDTLKEWAIKGHASNIAGIMAKELADEQGIPSFIVDPPCVDEMEDIARITGLEGTTRMSLFHALNQKAVARRAAKRLGKAYEDCNFIVAHVGGGVSVGAHQKGRVIDVNNALDGDGPFSPERAGEVPAGEIVRLCFSGKYTQKQIKKMLMGKGGLVSYLGVNDARIVEDRIKQGDKKAALIYDAMIYQVAKAIGAMSTVLKGEYDQIIFTGGVAHSDLFTRQLKERVSFLGNLVVYPGEDELMALAEGALRVLNGEEEAKIYK, encoded by the coding sequence ATGAAGAAAGGACAGGTATTTCATATGGGCAATTCAAGGATATTGGTGATTAATCCAGGGTCAACATCAACAAAAATTGGGGTGTTTGATGGTGAACAACTGGTATTTGAAAAAACATTGCGTCATCAAGCAAGCAAGTTAGAAACCTTTGATACCATACTGGATCAGTATGAATTTCGAAAAGAAGCTGTTATAGAAGCTTTAAAAGCACATCATATAGAACTTTCCAGCCTAAGAAGTATTGTAGGTAGAGGCGGACTGCTTGGACCTGTTGAAGGCGGCACGTATAAGTTAGATGATCATATAGTTGATACATTGAAAGAATGGGCCATAAAAGGTCATGCATCCAACATCGCTGGCATTATGGCGAAAGAATTAGCTGATGAGCAAGGTATTCCTTCTTTTATTGTTGATCCGCCTTGTGTGGATGAAATGGAAGACATTGCACGAATTACAGGGCTTGAGGGCACAACACGCATGAGTTTATTTCATGCCCTTAATCAAAAAGCTGTGGCAAGAAGAGCTGCTAAGCGTCTAGGTAAGGCTTATGAAGATTGTAATTTTATTGTTGCTCATGTTGGTGGCGGTGTATCCGTTGGTGCTCATCAAAAGGGCAGAGTGATTGATGTGAATAATGCACTTGATGGTGATGGTCCTTTTTCGCCTGAACGTGCTGGTGAAGTACCAGCAGGTGAAATTGTTCGATTATGTTTTTCTGGAAAGTACACCCAGAAACAAATTAAAAAAATGCTAATGGGTAAAGGAGGTCTTGTTAGCTACCTTGGTGTTAATGACGCACGTATTGTTGAAGATAGGATTAAACAGGGGGATAAGAAAGCAGCCCTTATCTATGATGCAATGATCTATCAGGTAGCTAAGGCCATAGGAGCTATGTCAACGGTCTTGAAAGGTGAATATGACCAGATTATTTTTACAGGCGGCGTTGCTCATTCAGATTTATTCACAAGACAATTAAAAGAGCGTGTAAGCTTTTTAGGTAATCTTGTTGTGTATCCTGGAGAGGATGAGTTAATGGCGTTAGCAGAAGGCGCTCTTCGCGTTCTTAATGGAGAAGAGGAAGCTAAGATCTATAAATAA
- a CDS encoding RiPP maturation radical SAM C-methyltransferase: MDSYFKENLLKPADVLLILPPFAYVEAPSIGLHILQACAEKSGFSVQVGYINMIFSDLLGSETYNAMCSFHDTMIGEAFFADIAYGTSPFTKPEYDFDTCFNQSSSKKIDKERVKSVHAQLDDILDKITDGILQLDYKVIGCSTTFNQTSASIALLNRIKSKNPNIITMMGGSNCEREMGEGILSLSDNIDYVFSGKSEETFPSFLKAVFHSNLPKNKIIQSGEPVDVEDIPLMDYTHYYEQMRHFSLDEIIPKDEILLLYETSRGCWWGQKHQCNFCGLNGDDIVFNQKSCDKIIRELKILLDKHPSNTVIMVDSIMPYTFIDTLIPMLLNEIPDIRLFYEVKSNMPLEQLIKLKNAGVFHLQPGIEGLSSSLLKRMSKGTTAKLNVMFLKNVRSLKLAASWNLLYAFPGDTALEYEETLSLLPLISHFEPPKVCSRISLQRFSNYFEQPEHFGISQLMPIPCYDNFLPQNVDADKLAYDFVGEYKHFSQEDEPVMIEIKSIIEKWQKSWEGNAIPKLHITKASERNYMLMDTRGLPGTKSMRMISYKQALAAIKDRPITEVDNLQEEIEWAKEQKLIIELDGWYVSLITAEPEILIAFKNNFVA, from the coding sequence ATGGATAGTTATTTTAAAGAGAATTTGTTAAAACCTGCAGATGTGTTGCTTATTTTGCCACCTTTTGCGTATGTTGAAGCCCCTTCTATAGGTCTTCATATTTTACAAGCTTGTGCAGAAAAAAGCGGTTTTTCAGTACAAGTGGGATACATCAATATGATCTTTTCAGATTTGCTTGGAAGTGAAACGTATAATGCCATGTGCTCATTTCACGATACGATGATAGGTGAGGCTTTTTTTGCTGATATTGCCTATGGCACTTCTCCTTTTACAAAACCTGAATATGATTTTGATACGTGTTTTAATCAATCTTCATCTAAAAAAATCGATAAAGAGAGGGTTAAAAGTGTCCATGCTCAGTTAGACGATATATTGGATAAAATAACCGATGGCATACTTCAGTTGGATTATAAAGTCATTGGATGTTCAACAACTTTTAATCAGACATCAGCTAGTATCGCTTTGTTAAATCGTATTAAGTCAAAAAATCCTAACATCATTACGATGATGGGAGGATCCAATTGTGAGCGAGAAATGGGAGAAGGTATACTTTCCTTAAGTGATAATATAGATTATGTATTTTCGGGCAAAAGTGAAGAAACATTCCCTTCTTTTTTGAAGGCAGTTTTTCATTCAAATCTTCCTAAAAACAAAATCATTCAAAGTGGTGAACCTGTAGATGTTGAAGACATTCCTCTTATGGATTATACTCATTATTATGAACAGATGCGTCATTTTTCTCTAGACGAGATAATTCCTAAGGATGAAATACTGTTGTTATATGAGACAAGCAGGGGATGCTGGTGGGGCCAAAAGCACCAATGTAACTTTTGCGGTTTGAATGGTGACGATATTGTATTTAATCAAAAATCATGTGATAAAATCATTAGAGAATTAAAAATTTTATTGGATAAGCACCCTTCAAACACTGTTATTATGGTAGACAGTATCATGCCTTATACATTTATTGATACGCTAATCCCCATGTTGCTTAATGAAATTCCAGATATTCGTTTGTTTTATGAGGTTAAATCAAACATGCCTTTGGAACAGCTGATTAAGTTAAAAAATGCAGGTGTATTTCATCTGCAGCCTGGCATTGAAGGATTATCCAGCAGCCTTTTAAAAAGGATGAGTAAAGGCACTACAGCCAAATTAAATGTCATGTTCTTAAAAAACGTTCGTTCATTAAAGTTAGCTGCTAGTTGGAATTTACTTTATGCATTTCCAGGAGATACAGCCTTGGAATATGAAGAGACATTGAGTTTACTACCTCTTATTTCGCATTTTGAGCCACCCAAAGTATGTAGCAGGATATCTTTACAGAGATTTAGCAATTATTTTGAACAACCTGAGCATTTTGGTATAAGTCAACTAATGCCTATACCATGCTATGATAATTTCTTACCCCAAAACGTTGATGCTGATAAACTGGCTTATGATTTCGTGGGAGAATACAAACACTTTTCTCAAGAAGATGAACCGGTTATGATTGAAATAAAATCAATCATAGAAAAATGGCAAAAAAGTTGGGAGGGGAATGCCATCCCTAAACTTCATATAACCAAGGCATCTGAAAGAAATTATATGTTAATGGATACAAGAGGCTTACCGGGTACGAAATCTATGCGAATGATATCATACAAACAAGCTCTTGCTGCTATAAAAGACAGACCAATAACGGAGGTGGACAATCTTCAAGAAGAGATAGAATGGGCAAAAGAACAAAAATTAATTATTGAACTTGATGGATGGTATGTGTCATTAATTACAGCAGAACCGGAAATATTAATAGCATTTAAAAATAATTTTGTGGCATAA